The nucleotide window CACAAAGGAATGATTCATAGGGGCCCTGGGTGTAGGGGGGAAGTGCTGGTACTGGGGGTGTAAGAGCTTTGGGTGTAGGAAGTACAAAACACCGGGTATAGGGGTGTAAGGGAGTGCTGTGTACAGGGGTGCTGGTGATGGAGCATTAGATGGTGGAAATGTAGAAACATTTAGTACAGAGGCACTGGGTACAGAGATGTACAGGAGCATTGTATACAGGGGGTTACAGGGTGTGTATGGGGGGTACAGGGTGTGTATGGGGGTTACAGGGTGTGTATGGGGTTACAGGGGGTGTATGAGGGTTACAGGGTGTGTATGGGGGGTACAGGGTGTGTATGGGGTTACAGGGGGTGTAATAGCACAAGGAATGGGAGGTACAGGGAGGTAGAATAGCACTAGGTATGGGGGTACAGGGAGGTAGACTAGGAcaaggtatggggggggggggtacagggAGGTAAAATAGCACTAGGTACAGGGGGAGGGGGTGCAGGGAGGTAAAGAAGCACTAGGTATGGAAGTACAGGGAGGTAGAATAGCACGAGGTATGGGGGGTTCTGGGAGGTAGAATACCACTAGGTACAGGGAGGTAGAATACCAATAGGTATGGGGGTACAGGTAGGTAGAATAACACTAGGTATGGGGGGTACAGTGAGGTAGAATACCACTAGGCATGAGGGTACAGGGAGGTAGAATAGCACTAGGTATGGGGACTACAGAGAGGTAGAATACCAAGAGGTATGGGGAGTACAGGAAGACAGAATAGCACTAGGTATAGGGGTACAGGGAGGTAGAATACCACTAGGTATGGGTGGTACAGAGGGGTAGAATACCAACAGGTACAGAGGGTACAGAGAGGTAGAATAACAGTAGGTACAGGGGTTACAGGAAGGTAGAACAGCACAAGGAATGGGAGGTACAGGGAGGTAGAATAGCACAAGGTTTAGAGGGTACAGGGAGGTAGAATAGCACTAGGTATGGGGGTACAGGGAGGTAGAATATGACAAGGTATGGGGGGTACAGGGAGGTAAAATAGCACTAGGTACAGGGGGAAGTGGTGCAGGGAGGTAGAGAAGCACTAGGTATGGAAGTACAGGGAGGTAGAATAGCCCAAGGTATGGTATGTACAGGGAGCTAGAATAGCACGAGGTATGGGGGGTTCTGGGAGGTAGAATACCAATAGGTATGGGGGTACAGGGAGGCAGAATAGCACAAGGTATGAGGAGTAAAGCGAAGTAGAATACCACTAGGTACAGGGGGTAAAAGAAGGTAGAATAGCACTGGGTATGGGGGTACAGGTGCCTTGGGTACTGGAGGGAAGAGGAACATTGGGTACAAGGGTAAGGTTTGCACAGGGAATATAAAGTACATAAACACTGTTTACAAACATACAGTAATGCTGAATAGAAAGGGGGTACAGCATTTATTACCAGGACTGGTAgaatttttttcctgctgtttggTTAGGTCCTTTCACACAGCAGAGAGGAGAAGCcaagctttgccttcaaatccctccacagttcttgtcccacttacctttctgtcctgatagaaaaattctcccctagctgctctctccgctcttacaatgacctactaatgacttcctcactcataacctcatcacacgtacggCTCCAGGACCTTTCTAGACTtgcccagactctctggaatagtgTTCCTcttcctttttggcttgctcctactttctgctcatttaaaagagaactcaaaacccatcttttcatacttgcctactcgtcttcttctggtttctaaaaccctcactacttcccatcactatatatcttctattgtgtgatacttcccccacctcctagattgtaagctcttcggggtagaatcctctcctcctgtgtcactgtctgtatttgtctgtcatttccaacccctatttattgtacagtgctgcctaatattttggcactatataaatactgtttactaattataataataataatagtaacaaatgTGATATTAAAGAAGCGACAGCATTGCCGCAGCTGTTGCATGTCACTACTCTGCTAGGTGTTATAGTGAAAGACTGATATTTGGTTTTAGTAACTTTTACGTTTGCAAcctttgcatttctgcagtagtGGGTTGTCcttaattaaatatgtaaaatggctTCTACATAGAACAAAGTAAGCTTATGCAGTTCTGTTTGAAAAATAACCCGCTCATACACCATTCCTTTACTGGTGCAGGAATAGATGGCCCGGCTGCCTTCCTTAATCCTGACACTCAGGACTTGGAGTGCAAAATCCACATTTTGTCAGTTGGAGAAACATGCCCTGATGAGATTGAATCAGACAGCTCTAGACCAAACTCCAGCCATGTGAGCTCCAGGTCAAGGTCCAGCAATGGCAGAGGATCAGCAGAGGTTAGGGAGAGGTCTGAGGTCACCCATGTGTCAAGTGCCCAGTCTGCTGCCAGTTATATGAATCCCCAAAAGGTGGTAAAGGAGGTGAAGTCCCGTTCTAAAAAGACAACCTCACAGTCTGAAGATGTTGAGGAGACTCAAGTGAGCACAGAAGAAACAAGACAGGATCTCCTGGAAAAGCTGCAAGAGAAAGGTGAGATACATTGTACCTTCAGCCCATGGTGCATTGTCATTTTGTCCTGTACATCATCCTTTTATTATTACCTTATAGATGTATATACACCACTCAGTATACACACCACCACAGTGAATACATTCAACTGCTGACTAGTTAAGTGAATAACCTTAGTTTCCGGTGGCACCTGTCAAGGGACAcataagtatttatattattagttaAAAAGTAACTGTCAGGTCCTGAAGGaaatgtgttggaagcaggaaaaatgggcagGTGACTTTAACAGGGGTCAAATTGTGATGTCTGGATGgggcaaaacattttcaaaaaaacaaaaatgttttggataattAGAGCATTTCCCTACCTTGGAGCAGAACACAACTCAAAGATTTGTTAGTTGTATCTAAGGACAACAACAATGAACACATTTGCTTGTTTATATTAAGCCATTGAAAAGGCAGAAGCAGGAAGTGGCAGAACATTGAAATCTGTAAATTGCTTAGAAGAAAAGTTGCTAGACAACATGCACAAACTTTTTATTGGCAAGTTCCATCACCTGCTGGTTACCTATAACTCTCGGCGAGTGTTGTGTTACCATCTCCCCACCATCATTTCCAGTCCAAATACTGCGTCCGTCACAAAGGCAAATATTGGCAGCAGACCCCTAACCTGAAGCCAAGCTCCCAACAAATATAACTGCATGTATTTGAAATACTGCTGGAATAAGTAGAATGATGTAAACTCTTTCATATAGTAGCACTAAAACTAGGAGATTGTAAGGGAGGGCTGTCAGTTGTAATACACAAATATCAGTCTGATAACTTGCTAAGTGAAGTAGAGAATACAGGCCTGGCTTCCTTAGAATGTTGTAACTTCATCATTTCCCAATCACAGAGTGTGCCCTGATCAAGCTGTAATACTTTACCACAAGAGAGAAAATGAGGTCTTGCATGTGCAGAGGCTCCAGGTTTAAATGATGATTTTGTACATATTGATCTTTAATATAAGGTAAATATATCTCTGTGATATTgggtatttaaagctgaacaccaaacacatttttattagtacattgttaaggaattttttaaaaagaattaatgTACCTGAAATTGACTTTAATCTCTGTTTagcaggaacagcacagggagcCAGTCAGATTGTGTttcttaactgcagcagagaaaaatcaatctatcccagtttttctcaaccagggttattccagaggttgttaggggttccttgagcaatttttgtCTCTTTTAAAGGTCACTTTAAttgtcacaaatgttttttttggctgtaagggggacattctttccaatattcagcaatgtaagaggcattttacTGACTGACTACCACATGTATTGTGAGCTTTggatagtaaatatagaaggggttccctgaggctCTGAAACTTTATTCCAAGGATttccatgtgttaaaaaaaaggttgggaaacattgtTCTAGCCATTACAAAGTTGTACTTTGTGACTGGTGTAATGGTCTCAGgagaatgagtgagtggcaccccgctgtgctcttctctagtGATCATTCATTGATttatcagtagggatgagcgagaatgcctctgacattctcacgaaaatttccttgaacttacaatgggtcagcgaaatttcggcaaactgatttcgcagacccatcggaaggtcaaggaaatcattacaggaggagtaccgcgactgcaatgcagccctgggaatcttcctgtgtgcgatccccgggcactagaacgtaaatgagggcttgccagGGATGCCAGTCATGCTCACACAATTGCGCACAATTCATGAATgtagccgcggtactcctcctgttagtgtgagtcctgtggctgtgctcatcaatgaatgcagccgtggaaatcatcacaggattcatgatgagcacagccgcgggactcttgtgttcttggatggggaatctctatccaaaaacacatactacagggctgcaagaccaatcaggggagggaagctgtcagctccgctcccctgattgctcttgcaggtcccaaaaaatttgatctcgatggacgaatttacacaggtcgttctcgcttacatgtttggtccCATACTTCATTTGATTGATTGTTGAGGCAGCCCATTGCAATGATCTACAAGTTGGTGGGGTGGGGTAAAGGGGGGTCGGGAGTTTTCGAAGGGCAAATCCCTTGGTAGTACTAATTAGAAAAAGTTGCAAAATTGTCAGCGGTTCTGTTCTAGACTTTAGTTGTCAGGATTACATATTGGAAGCCTTGAATAAAGTAAAGCCTTACTGTGGTGCTTTTGGATAAAGCTGGACATGCTTTCTGGAACTTAATACCTACTGCAAAGTTGTCCAACGCCAGTCCTCGAGGGCCTGCAAACACACATTTCTAACAAACAGCAGTAAATGTAGTAAGGTGTGTTTTATGAAGTGTCAGAAAAGgactgtttatatgaaaattctGGCTTGTATGTGTCTCCTTAAAGACCCAAGTTGCATAGCCCAGTTCTATTGAATGCAACTGGTGCCCCAGGATCTCTATAACAATTACAGTTTTGGTGGTAGTTAGTAGCTTGTATTATCAATTTTGGCTTTTCATTATTTGAACTATGTCTAGAACTTTAAACCAATTAAATAATTATTGAGCATGACCCCCTTCCCAGAGTGAACTTGCGATATCCTGTGCAGGTTTCTTATTTGTATGCTGTCAGatgagacttaagctgcgtacacacttgcaatttttgtcgttggaaaggatctttcacgatcctttccaaagacaaaggactgcacgatgcatgaacggtgctgtacatacagcaccattctgctctatggagaggggagggggagagcgacagagcagcatccacggacgatgaacgacgccgactgtacacacgccagattctcgcccgatatctggctgatgccgattatcggacgagaaaaatctgacgtgtgtacgcagctttagtgttggTTGTGGTATAATTCTTACAGTTGTTGTGCTGCCCTCTTCTGGatgtatgtatatagtacacCAGTTTGATATTTTTCTGATTTGCAATGATGTTAATCTTTGTCACACAGGTATCCCAGAGAGTCTCAACTTTGATGAAGACTCTTCAGATGGGGGGGATGCAGATTCTGGTAGTACGCGGCCTGGTTCTTCCTCAAGTAAAAAGTCTTTGACAGTAAGTTTTGTAAAGACGGAGCTCCTTTTGTTAACCTGTGATGGTGCACATGCTTATTTCTAAGAAAGAAGTAGAATGAAGAAAGATTGTTAAATAAAACTATTGCCTTGTACATAATGAACCcataaactgtttgtttgttactTGAAAATGTCTCTGTTTCTGTAAACCCTATCCAATACTCTTTGCTCCCCAGGAATCTGCTTCTGCTGAAACAATGCCCATCGTACCTCCAGGGGACGTAATAGATGTGGGTGACCTGAGAGAATTTGCtttgcaacctgcggctcgcggtGTCACTGTACGGTGCCGAATCAGCCGTGACAAAAAGGGGATGGACCGAGGCCTTTTCCCAACTTATTATATGCACCTTGAAAAGGATGACAACCGCAAGGTAGAAGTCTGGatacgttttctttttttggatggaAAAATGAGAAATTCATTGTCTGACTTGCTAAGCTTTTTCCTTTAGATTTTCCTTCTGGCtggaagaaagaggaaaaaaagcaaaacatccaATTACCTGATTTCCACTGACCCAACTGATTTGTCAAGGGAAGGGGGCAGCTTTGTGGGAAAACTCCGGTATGTACAATGCACAGATTTGTTGTACTGTGCAATTTTTGAACAGTATTGTGGATTGCGTTTAATTCCCTAAAAAGTACTAATAAGCCGCTCCAATTTGCAACCTGCATATAAATGTTCCTGAGTGTAATGAGGGTGTAAGGATACAATagtcaggtttttattaaaatagtgtaaCATTTGTTTAGATGGGCAAATTAATCATGGAGTTATAGTCAAGTCAACTAATTCAAAGGGATAAGGAGTTTCTCTGTCAAAGGGGATTGCAAGAATGCCTAAATACCCAGGTGGaaagaaaacatatacaatacaaaactTGTATGGCCAGCATGTTGGGGCCATCATTTCTTGGTTTATTtttgcagcttcctgtgtcactTGCCTTGAACAGGACTGATGATCCTGATTTATTTTCCCATGAGCAAACTGCAGGCAGGTTAAAATATGAGGTGTAAAACCAAACCAGAGACCTGTGGTTAACAGTGTAGCAGAAGCGAATGAACTGAATGATAACAGTTTAGTCTGTAAAAccctttacatatatacatttcaagtatgcatttatttgtgtttctggATCACAATTTATTTACTAGTTACTTTCAATCTGTGAATGTGCAGCTATATAGGTGTGTCTAGAGATGGAGGTACTTTTTCAAGtttaacctaaaatattattgttaatatgaaTGTTTAGTTTGGTTcctaataaagcttttttttctatcatttttgttttctttttagatcCAACATAATGGGAACCAAGTTCACTGTATATGACAATGGAGAGAGCCCAGAGAAAGCCAAGGCCAGGGGACTGGTGGACAATAGTACTGTGAGGCAGGAGCTGGCGGCTGTGTGTTATGTAAGAGGCAACATCCATCTGTCTTTACCCTCTCATGTTTTTTACCCCTCTAGTTGTGCATCTCCCTGTTGTTATCTGTTTATGTCTTTAATGTCCTATATATCCTTGTCCTattcttttccttctttgtttttcACCCCTCTACTTGTGCATCTTCCTGTtgttatctttttatgttttaatgtcttATATATCCTTTTCCCATTCTTTACCTTCTTTGTTTTCATCCCTCTACTTGTGCATCTTCTGGTTGTTATCTTTTATGTCTGTAATGGCTTATATATCCTAATCCTATTCTCTATCTTTGCCTATGTTTCTCTTTCTCCTTGTTTGCTTCTCAAATGTCCCTAATTCCGTACTTGTCTATatcactattttttatgtttctctcCTTCGTTTATCGCTCACATCTTCCAGGAGACAAATGTATTGGGCTTTAAGGGACCTCGAAAGATGTCTGTGTTAATCCCCGGAATGAATATTAGTCATGAACGGATTCCCTTTCAGCCActaaatgtgagttttttttctcctttttttgataTTGTTATCCTATGGTAGGTATGGAAACCATAATATTCCTATTCAGTATGCACTATTTATTAGTTATTGAGTTATTAGTTAatgagttattttttaaatagaaggcACATCACAAGACAATTATTGTCATAGTAATACATTGTATATGCTGGCTGTTTATGGCAGGAGTCAGAAAGTCTTTTGTCCAGGTGGCAGAGCAagcgccatgaaaacatcatCGAGCTGCACAACAAGGCTCCCGTGTGGAACGACGACACACAGTCTTACGTACTAAATTTTCACGGACGGGTCACACATGCTTCTGTCAAGAACTTTCAGATTGTGCATGACAATGACcgtaagtatttgttttttgtgtagcCATATCGCAACTATCTGAAAGCGAGACTACTTGTAATGTCAGGAACAATCCATCATTCTTAAACATGAGTTGATTGGTTGCTGACGATATTACAGAAAGTTGTTTTTCcagtcaaatatatttattttttcttctctgtattttattgtgcCTCCTTTATCTCCAACAGTGGATTACATTGTCATGCAGTTTGGTCGAGTAGCAGAAGACATCTTCACACTGGACTACAGTTACCCACTGTGTGCCTTGCAAGCCTTCGCAGTGGCTCTCTCTAGTTTTGACAGCAAGCTTGCATGTGAGTGACCGAAAGAGAAGGAAATATATTCCTGTGCTTCATAAAAATGAGGACACCTTCGGCTTGCCATCTCAGTCGCTTCCTTGTCACCTGCCAGTAAGGGCAAGTCTAAGCCTCGAGTTAATGCATGTGTCCATTTTTGCATCATAAGTACTGACAAAGCCTTTGTGCCTTTAATGACACTAAATATGCAATGACAAAGAAGAGTGACCCCACTCTGCTGCTTCCTCTATTCTTAATATAATCATTGCTTTCTGTGCAGATCATATGTGGACTTCTATCTGTTGTGTATTTGCAGATCTCCAAATCAAGCTTTGCTGGAATAAGAAAAGTATCACTTAGCAGTCTTAAGTCCAGCACCATTCTCTAACAAAAGTGTCtgagttttattttaatgggGTTAAGGAATGGAACATGTATGCTAgtttacacataaaataaacaacaaacatcCTCATCAGAATTATGTGGAGTATGCAAATCATTTAGaggcatttttaaagtttatgttatCCAGATTCACCTGTTGTCAG belongs to Pyxicephalus adspersus chromosome 2, UCB_Pads_2.0, whole genome shotgun sequence and includes:
- the TULP3 gene encoding tubby-related protein 3, which codes for MQFCLKNNPLIHHSFTGAGIDGPAAFLNPDTQDLECKIHILSVGETCPDEIESDSSRPNSSHVSSRSRSSNGRGSAEVRERSEVTHVSSAQSAASYMNPQKVVKEVKSRSKKTTSQSEDVEETQVSTEETRQDLLEKLQEKGIPESLNFDEDSSDGGDADSGSTRPGSSSSKKSLTESASAETMPIVPPGDVIDVGDLREFALQPAARGVTVRCRISRDKKGMDRGLFPTYYMHLEKDDNRKIFLLAGRKRKKSKTSNYLISTDPTDLSREGGSFVGKLRSNIMGTKFTVYDNGESPEKAKARGLVDNSTVRQELAAVCYETNVLGFKGPRKMSVLIPGMNISHERIPFQPLNESESLLSRWQSKRHENIIELHNKAPVWNDDTQSYVLNFHGRVTHASVKNFQIVHDNDLDYIVMQFGRVAEDIFTLDYSYPLCALQAFAVALSSFDSKLACE